One Acutalibacter muris DNA window includes the following coding sequences:
- a CDS encoding phosphatase PAP2 family protein, protein MNPFDKTLMDLIQTHCHNTVTDAVFPVVTYLGESGIFWILLSLLLILLGKKQGWRGTGIIMLSAMLLGLLIGEVTLKNLVCRPRPFQLISSDIRLLIPFPSGYSFPSGHSCASFAAATAIFLRDKRWGGLALALAALIAFSRVFLFVHYPTDVLAGAALGVLCAIGAAFVYSRCMRRKKV, encoded by the coding sequence ATGAATCCGTTTGACAAGACCCTTATGGACTTGATACAGACACACTGTCATAACACCGTCACAGACGCTGTTTTCCCCGTTGTCACCTATCTGGGGGAGAGCGGCATTTTCTGGATACTGCTCTCCCTTTTGCTGATACTGCTGGGCAAAAAGCAGGGCTGGCGCGGGACCGGCATAATCATGCTCTCGGCCATGCTCCTGGGGCTGCTTATAGGCGAGGTCACATTAAAGAACCTCGTCTGCCGCCCCCGCCCCTTCCAGCTTATCTCCAGCGATATCCGTCTGCTCATACCCTTCCCCAGCGGTTATTCCTTCCCCTCAGGGCACAGCTGCGCCTCCTTCGCGGCGGCCACAGCCATATTCCTGCGGGATAAGCGCTGGGGCGGTTTGGCCCTTGCCCTTGCTGCGCTGATAGCCTTCTCCCGGGTGTTTCTCTTTGTGCACTACCCCACGGACGTGCTGGCCGGGGCGGCACTTGGGGTGCTCTGCGCCATAGGGGCGGCATTTGTGTACAGCCGCTGTATGCGGCGGAAAAAGGTCTAA
- a CDS encoding cation-translocating P-type ATPase, producing the protein MPLHNATVQEALAALSSDPDRGLTPAEAARRLAKHGKNQLRTARRQSVLMRFLGQFKDFMVLILLISAGVSFWASAMQGDADFLDPIIILSIVIINAVIGTVQELRADRAIDALKKLSSPKARVLRAGKKLTIDSAELVPGDVVLLRTGDLVPADLRLLRSVELMAEESALTGESVPVEKDALAVCPKDAPLAERRNMVFSGTGVSSGAGVGVVESTGMDTAMGHIAGLLEQETAPETPLQKRLAQTGKVLGLGVIIICGVIFALGLLQRVEPLEMFMIAISLGVAAIPEGLTAVVTIVLAMGVKRMAAKRAIIRHMPAVETLGSTQVICSDKTGTLTQNKMTVTAFTGAFGSEPVEGGNAQFCLELCTLCNNCEPDGSGDPTEAAFLRACQSRKSALEESYPRVGEIPFTSKRKLMTTVHKTGNGYRIIAKGAPDVLIARCTQQLRGHGVAPLSGSGKAKLMADNSELAGKGLRVLAAAYRDVERLPGDDREIESGLIFCGLIGMEDPPRREARAAVLECKRAGIIPVMITGDHAGTALAIARRIGIAEENSFAITGPELDRLSEGELAAKIDSCRVFARVSPEHKVKLVKAYQRRGMTVAMTGDGVNDAPALKAADIGCAMGRGGTEVAKSAADMVLTDDNFSTIVSAVREGRGIYRNIRRTVHFLLSCNIGEILVVFAAFLLRAPAPLLAIQLLWVNLVTDSLPALALGVEPISREVMEEPPHKRDESIFSGGMGLSIALEGCLVGALALLAYSAGRAWFDIDPMEPIIGRTMAFAVLSLSQLVHSFNMRSQGSVLELGLFGNGKLNTACIICAFLMVSVIVFPPLSAVFRTAMLTPLQWAVVGGLSLCPLVIVEGEKLLAKAGRRRK; encoded by the coding sequence ATGCCGCTCCACAATGCCACAGTCCAGGAGGCCCTGGCGGCCCTCTCCTCGGACCCCGACCGGGGCCTTACGCCAGCCGAGGCCGCCCGCCGCCTTGCAAAGCACGGAAAGAACCAGCTGCGCACGGCACGCCGCCAGAGCGTGCTCATGCGCTTTCTGGGGCAGTTCAAGGACTTTATGGTGCTGATACTGCTTATAAGCGCCGGGGTGTCCTTCTGGGCCTCGGCCATGCAGGGGGACGCGGATTTTCTGGACCCCATAATCATACTGTCCATAGTGATAATTAACGCCGTTATCGGCACGGTCCAGGAGCTTCGGGCCGACAGGGCAATAGACGCGCTGAAAAAGCTCAGCTCCCCGAAGGCCAGGGTCCTCCGGGCGGGGAAGAAGCTGACCATAGACAGCGCGGAACTGGTGCCCGGGGACGTGGTGCTCCTGCGCACAGGAGACCTGGTGCCCGCGGACCTGCGGCTTTTGCGCTCGGTGGAGCTGATGGCGGAGGAGTCGGCCCTTACCGGGGAGTCCGTGCCCGTGGAGAAGGACGCTTTGGCGGTGTGTCCCAAGGACGCTCCCCTGGCCGAACGCAGGAACATGGTCTTTTCGGGCACGGGGGTGTCCTCCGGGGCCGGGGTTGGAGTGGTGGAGTCCACAGGGATGGACACGGCCATGGGCCATATAGCGGGACTTTTAGAGCAGGAGACCGCCCCGGAGACCCCGCTGCAAAAGCGGCTGGCCCAGACGGGAAAGGTGCTGGGGCTGGGGGTCATTATCATCTGCGGGGTGATATTCGCCCTGGGGCTTTTGCAGCGGGTGGAGCCCCTGGAGATGTTCATGATAGCTATAAGCCTTGGGGTGGCCGCCATACCAGAGGGACTGACGGCGGTGGTGACCATAGTGCTGGCCATGGGCGTGAAACGCATGGCGGCAAAGCGGGCCATCATACGGCATATGCCCGCCGTGGAGACTCTTGGCAGCACCCAGGTGATATGCTCCGACAAAACCGGTACCCTTACCCAGAACAAGATGACCGTCACGGCCTTTACCGGGGCCTTTGGGTCCGAGCCGGTAGAGGGCGGCAACGCCCAATTCTGCCTGGAGCTCTGTACCCTGTGCAATAACTGCGAGCCCGACGGCAGCGGCGACCCCACTGAGGCGGCCTTTTTAAGGGCCTGCCAGAGCCGGAAGTCAGCCCTTGAGGAGTCATATCCCCGGGTGGGGGAGATACCCTTCACTTCAAAGAGAAAGCTCATGACCACCGTGCACAAGACCGGGAACGGCTACCGTATAATTGCAAAAGGGGCCCCGGACGTACTGATAGCAAGGTGCACCCAGCAGCTGAGGGGCCACGGCGTCGCGCCCCTTTCAGGCAGCGGAAAGGCAAAGCTTATGGCCGACAACTCGGAGCTGGCGGGTAAGGGCCTTAGAGTGCTGGCGGCGGCCTATAGGGACGTAGAGCGTCTGCCGGGGGACGACAGGGAGATAGAGAGCGGACTCATCTTCTGCGGGCTTATCGGCATGGAGGACCCGCCCAGAAGGGAGGCTCGGGCCGCTGTCTTAGAGTGTAAGCGGGCGGGGATAATCCCGGTGATGATAACCGGCGACCACGCGGGCACCGCCCTTGCTATAGCCCGGCGCATAGGCATTGCGGAGGAGAATAGCTTCGCCATAACCGGCCCGGAGCTGGACCGGCTCTCAGAGGGGGAGCTGGCGGCGAAGATAGACAGCTGCCGGGTGTTTGCCCGGGTGTCGCCGGAGCATAAGGTGAAGCTTGTGAAGGCATATCAGCGCCGTGGCATGACGGTGGCCATGACCGGGGACGGGGTGAACGACGCGCCGGCCCTGAAGGCCGCAGACATCGGCTGCGCCATGGGCCGGGGCGGCACCGAGGTGGCCAAGTCCGCGGCGGACATGGTGCTCACCGACGACAACTTCTCCACCATTGTCTCCGCCGTCAGGGAGGGCAGGGGAATATACAGGAACATCCGGCGAACGGTGCATTTTCTCCTTTCATGTAATATCGGGGAGATACTGGTGGTCTTCGCGGCGTTTCTGCTGCGGGCTCCGGCTCCGCTTCTGGCTATCCAGCTATTATGGGTTAACCTTGTGACGGATTCTTTACCCGCACTGGCCCTGGGGGTAGAGCCTATATCCCGGGAGGTAATGGAGGAGCCGCCCCACAAGAGGGATGAGAGCATATTCTCCGGGGGCATGGGCCTGTCTATAGCTTTGGAGGGCTGCCTTGTGGGGGCGCTGGCGCTTCTGGCCTACAGCGCGGGCCGGGCCTGGTTCGACATCGATCCCATGGAGCCCATAATAGGCCGGACCATGGCCTTTGCGGTGTTGAGCCTGTCCCAGCTGGTGCACAGCTTCAATATGCGCTCCCAGGGCTCTGTGCTGGAGCTGGGGCTGTTCGGGAACGGGAAGCTGAATACTGCCTGTATTATCTGCGCCTTTCTGATGGTGAGCGTGATAGTTTTCCCGCCCTTGTCGGCGGTGTTCAGGACGGCAATGCTTACGCCTTTACAGTGGGCTGTAGTGGGCGGGCTGTCCCTGTGCCCGCTGGTGATTGTGGAGGGGGAGAAGCTGCTGGCCAAGGCGGGCCGGCGGAGAAAGTAG
- a CDS encoding hybrid sensor histidine kinase/response regulator, with product MRRLVFSLIGVAALCVVVFSVVTDYMQDRGAQAIRYIGESYMSSMSRQVTMHLGATFGLRVDQVSDMVQESRGMTTEQLRASARAREFDYLALYQPDMPPEEALYPILGSRLVPDDMGSLESHMEAGENRIDMGLDQLDGRVILISAPAPEGMTVDGKTGAGLVAGVWASYIDHNLQHELDAGMVESWAVVRSEGGLVARSQGYHMSEGPDFLKWLRGTEGGDEIADQLQQTMASGGEFSFPVATEAGDDSHVYCGPVPASDWYLLLNTSYGPVNDGIAGLGESWKSTAFGGCAVILLTLMMVFAWYIAATRRQLRDLEEAREAAEEASRAKSQFLSNMSHDIRTPLNGIVGMTAIARSNTGDPEVMARCLGKITSSSRHLLGLINDILDMAKIDSGRMTLNMEQVSLREVMQELVAIVQQQVKLKSQSFDVYIDNISVEDVCCDSVRLNQIFLNLLSNAIKFTPDGGNIKVTLYESPSPKGDRYIRSHLQVKDNGVGMSEEFVSHIFESFVREDSARVHKAQGAGVGMAITKHIVDAMGGAIRVKSKVGEGTEVDVILDMEKAAVSESDMHLPNWPMLVVDDDETLCMSAVATLRSLGIHADWATDPGEALEMAKKRRGGREAYRLYLIDWHMPGADGIEVAKKLREISGEDARILLTSAYDKDDMEEAAKDCRIDGEIAKPLFKSTLYYGLLGYMGESQEEIQPFGEEPGEDGSLEGRRVIIAEDNDLNWEIAEELLSELGMELVRAENGRICVEMFENSRPGEYDGILMDLRMPEMTGYEASAAIRALPRPDAGTVAIIAMSADAFPEDVQRCLDCGMNAHSAKPIDVKAVTMLLERYMPARKK from the coding sequence ATGCGGAGGCTGGTTTTCAGCCTTATAGGTGTAGCGGCGCTGTGTGTGGTGGTGTTTTCCGTAGTGACGGACTATATGCAAGATAGGGGAGCCCAGGCTATAAGGTATATAGGCGAGAGCTATATGTCCTCCATGAGCCGCCAGGTCACCATGCACCTGGGGGCTACCTTTGGGCTGCGGGTGGACCAGGTGAGCGATATGGTCCAGGAGAGCCGGGGGATGACCACCGAGCAGCTCAGGGCCTCGGCCAGGGCAAGGGAGTTTGACTATCTGGCCCTGTACCAGCCGGATATGCCCCCGGAGGAGGCGCTGTACCCGATATTGGGCAGCAGGCTGGTGCCCGACGATATGGGGAGCCTTGAAAGCCATATGGAGGCCGGGGAGAACCGCATAGACATGGGCCTGGACCAGCTGGACGGCCGGGTGATACTCATCTCCGCCCCTGCCCCGGAGGGCATGACCGTGGACGGGAAAACCGGCGCGGGCCTGGTGGCCGGGGTCTGGGCCAGCTATATAGATCATAATTTGCAGCATGAGCTGGACGCGGGGATGGTGGAATCCTGGGCCGTGGTACGCTCCGAGGGCGGCCTTGTGGCCCGGTCCCAGGGCTACCATATGTCAGAGGGCCCGGACTTTTTGAAGTGGCTGCGGGGCACAGAGGGCGGCGACGAGATAGCCGACCAGCTTCAGCAGACCATGGCAAGCGGCGGGGAATTTTCCTTCCCGGTGGCCACGGAGGCGGGCGACGACAGCCATGTGTACTGCGGGCCGGTGCCCGCGTCGGACTGGTACCTGCTGCTGAACACCTCCTACGGCCCGGTGAACGACGGCATCGCCGGCCTTGGAGAGAGCTGGAAGTCCACGGCCTTCGGCGGCTGCGCGGTGATACTTCTGACGCTGATGATGGTGTTCGCCTGGTACATAGCAGCGACCAGGCGGCAGCTCCGTGATTTGGAGGAGGCCAGGGAGGCCGCAGAGGAGGCCAGCCGCGCAAAGAGCCAGTTCCTCTCCAACATGAGCCACGATATCCGCACGCCCTTAAACGGCATAGTGGGCATGACGGCCATCGCCAGGAGCAACACCGGCGACCCGGAGGTGATGGCCAGGTGCCTTGGGAAGATAACCTCCTCCAGCCGGCATTTATTGGGGCTTATAAACGACATACTGGACATGGCGAAGATAGACAGCGGCCGCATGACCCTGAACATGGAGCAGGTCTCTTTAAGGGAGGTCATGCAGGAGCTGGTGGCCATAGTCCAGCAGCAGGTGAAGCTCAAGAGCCAGAGCTTTGATGTGTATATAGACAATATCAGCGTTGAGGACGTTTGCTGCGACAGCGTAAGGCTGAACCAGATATTTCTCAATCTGCTCTCCAACGCCATTAAGTTTACGCCCGACGGGGGGAACATCAAGGTGACCCTGTATGAGTCGCCCTCCCCAAAGGGGGACAGGTATATCCGCTCCCACCTGCAGGTGAAGGACAACGGCGTGGGCATGAGCGAGGAGTTCGTCTCCCATATCTTCGAGTCCTTTGTAAGGGAGGACAGCGCGAGGGTCCATAAGGCCCAGGGGGCCGGAGTGGGCATGGCCATCACGAAGCATATAGTGGACGCCATGGGCGGGGCCATAAGGGTGAAGAGCAAGGTGGGCGAGGGCACGGAGGTGGACGTGATACTGGACATGGAGAAGGCCGCCGTGTCCGAAAGCGATATGCATCTGCCCAACTGGCCCATGCTGGTGGTGGACGACGACGAGACCTTGTGCATGAGCGCCGTGGCGACGCTTAGAAGCCTTGGCATCCACGCCGACTGGGCCACCGACCCGGGCGAAGCCCTAGAGATGGCAAAAAAGCGCCGTGGCGGCAGGGAGGCCTATAGGCTCTATCTTATAGACTGGCATATGCCCGGGGCCGACGGGATCGAGGTGGCAAAGAAGCTCAGGGAGATATCGGGGGAGGACGCGCGCATCCTGCTGACCTCGGCCTATGACAAGGACGATATGGAGGAGGCGGCCAAGGATTGCCGGATAGACGGCGAGATAGCGAAGCCCCTCTTTAAGTCCACCCTGTACTATGGGCTCTTGGGTTACATGGGCGAGAGCCAGGAGGAGATACAGCCCTTTGGGGAGGAGCCCGGGGAGGACGGAAGCCTGGAGGGGCGCAGGGTGATAATCGCCGAGGACAACGACCTGAACTGGGAGATAGCAGAGGAGCTGCTCTCGGAGCTGGGCATGGAGCTCGTAAGAGCCGAGAACGGCAGGATATGCGTGGAGATGTTCGAGAATTCACGGCCCGGGGAGTACGACGGCATACTGATGGACCTTAGAATGCCTGAGATGACCGGGTATGAGGCCAGCGCCGCCATACGTGCCCTTCCAAGGCCGGACGCGGGGACCGTCGCCATAATCGCCATGAGCGCCGACGCGTTTCCCGAGGACGTGCAGAGGTGCCTTGACTGCGGGATGAACGCCCACTCGGCAAAGCCCATCGACGTGAAAGCCGTAACAATGCTGCTGGAGCGGTATATGCCGGCAAGAAAAAAGTAG
- a CDS encoding InlB B-repeat-containing protein: MKIYGRKIQRRAPVRCLCALLCLLIMAVPGMETLSLRAWAVTQYTVTFHANGGMFGTGTTAKETSVKTVTENKTVTAPTAPKRTGYTFTTGEWYTEPECENKWKVGTGGDPVTRNMTLYAKWTPKTYTVNYRMSNSTSGTIYTKAENQAYDSIMSAPVVAPTKDGYTFAGWYADTGYNQPWNFEEPFRPSGTSTTVNLFAKWDINSYTVTFDLQYDEKIETEQIEYNSTISKKPERYGYTFDGWYKSTEFTSGNKWSSTAKTPANDMTLYAKWTPNKYKVTFNSQGGTSVTTQTIEYGSKCTPKTPTKTGYSFDGWYRNAECTGEAWNFETDVVTDNITLYAKWIGDVYKVTFDTQGGSPVEAQQVSRDQFVTRPEDPVREGYTFVGWVTTSTGSTEYEFETAKVQKDITIYAKWTPIKYTVTFDSRGGSGITSENPKLVSYDGTIQTKPSSTRGGYTFAGWWYIDENGKEAEWKFGSSTAADVTKVKRDVTVYAKWKTTVTFNLNGGKIGSSSSAKTVEVYENSLITSELVPEPVNTGYEVAGWCRDPECATAPWDFDNDTVTQAITLYAKWEPTIYYRVTFKDYEDSIISEQEVAYNKPAVQPEDPTREGHTFKGWYTAKSGGSKFSFTTGIKEDKVIYAQWTINEYKVTFEKNGGTVTITPNPKTVKYGESCTEPTDPKKTGYDFGGWYSTPDFSGKPWNFTDDKVKGDMTLYAKWTTSKYTVTFILATSAAGAAMPEAVAVEHGERISEPAGPEAAEETYKFIGWYTSSTGTTLFDFEQPIIKDDTKVYAKYSNLTSGKIYRIQFNANGHGSAPAAKTQLAKGDKISQPIPTATGYTFGGWYRDAACSEGQKWDFDTDTVAKSQILYAKWTISSYTLSFDSQGGSDIALQTVQYKEKAMAPANPTKEGYDFGGWYKEAECANAWDFDTDVVTDNTTLYAKWTEVVVEPERYTVSFNMNGHGVAVSPVTDVVSGSKISAPQAPTETGYTFGGWYKEAECTNAWDFETDTVAADTTLYAKWTKVEEPEPIDPEASHKVDVIGDGTPKVNVNGLGDEVEELKKENPDASSVKITMTVEKKEETELSEEAQKIKEKAPDKATLEYLDIGITKEVEGATSPISNTSNIIEVKVPFDFSGKSEIAIFRQHESVVESFAESSSGTDGTFTLDRENGFIHVFTQKFSVYAISYTKAEPSPSPSPSPSPSPPPSGSSGTVSYIVTASAGEGGSISPSGNIRVVIFRDLTLTVTPEEGYQIADVLVDGESMGPLSGYTFANVRGAHSIKAVFEQVPKPPEPGCPRDESCPAGAYKDVDTGAWYHDGVHYCLENGLMTGYTASRFGPNDYLTRAQLTQILYNLAGRPVVSGSSGFKDVPEEAWYAGAVAWARCTGVVSGYSDTRFAPGDLITREQLAAMIWRYAGSPVFPDAALDFKDSQAVSGYAVTALRWAAAEGIVVGSDGSLNPRDPATRAQASAMIMRFCTKE; this comes from the coding sequence ATGAAGATATATGGACGTAAAATCCAGCGCCGCGCCCCCGTAAGGTGCCTGTGCGCCCTGCTATGCCTGCTCATTATGGCCGTGCCGGGCATGGAGACGCTGTCGCTTAGAGCTTGGGCGGTGACGCAATATACGGTGACGTTTCATGCCAATGGGGGTATGTTTGGTACGGGGACTACCGCTAAAGAAACATCTGTAAAAACGGTAACAGAAAACAAAACAGTTACCGCGCCAACTGCACCAAAAAGGACCGGGTATACCTTCACGACAGGCGAGTGGTACACTGAGCCGGAGTGTGAAAATAAGTGGAAAGTCGGCACAGGCGGCGACCCGGTGACGAGAAATATGACACTGTATGCCAAGTGGACGCCGAAAACGTATACGGTCAATTATAGGATGAGCAATTCTACATCAGGCACTATATATACAAAAGCAGAAAATCAGGCTTATGATTCAATAATGTCAGCGCCCGTTGTGGCCCCAACAAAAGATGGCTATACCTTTGCGGGGTGGTATGCAGATACAGGGTATAATCAGCCCTGGAACTTTGAGGAACCGTTTAGGCCGAGCGGAACTTCCACTACAGTTAATCTATTTGCTAAGTGGGATATTAACTCTTATACGGTGACCTTTGACTTACAGTATGACGAAAAGATTGAGACTGAACAGATAGAATACAACAGCACCATCAGCAAAAAGCCAGAAAGATACGGTTATACATTTGATGGGTGGTATAAGAGCACAGAATTTACTAGTGGCAATAAATGGTCGTCTACTGCTAAGACACCTGCAAATGACATGACTTTATATGCTAAGTGGACCCCCAATAAGTATAAGGTAACTTTCAATTCACAGGGCGGCACAAGCGTTACGACCCAAACTATAGAGTATGGCAGTAAATGTACGCCAAAGACACCTACGAAGACCGGCTATAGTTTCGACGGCTGGTACAGAAATGCGGAGTGTACAGGAGAGGCGTGGAACTTTGAGACTGACGTTGTGACGGATAATATTACGCTTTACGCCAAGTGGATAGGCGATGTTTACAAGGTGACCTTTGACACCCAGGGCGGAAGCCCGGTCGAGGCGCAGCAGGTGTCCCGGGACCAGTTTGTCACACGGCCGGAGGATCCTGTTAGGGAGGGCTATACGTTCGTCGGCTGGGTCACGACTTCGACAGGCAGCACCGAGTATGAGTTTGAAACCGCGAAAGTCCAGAAGGACATAACTATTTACGCTAAATGGACCCCAATAAAGTACACCGTGACCTTCGATTCAAGGGGCGGCAGCGGGATTACCTCTGAAAATCCTAAGTTAGTGAGTTATGACGGCACGATTCAAACAAAGCCATCTTCGACAAGGGGCGGCTACACGTTTGCCGGGTGGTGGTATATAGACGAAAACGGCAAGGAAGCTGAATGGAAGTTTGGCAGTTCAACTGCTGCTGATGTCACCAAGGTAAAAAGGGACGTTACGGTTTATGCCAAGTGGAAAACCACAGTCACCTTCAATCTGAATGGCGGCAAAATCGGGTCCAGCTCATCAGCGAAGACGGTAGAGGTATATGAAAACAGCTTGATTACAAGCGAGCTGGTTCCCGAGCCGGTAAATACCGGGTATGAGGTTGCCGGGTGGTGCAGGGACCCGGAGTGTGCCACAGCTCCGTGGGATTTTGATAATGACACTGTGACGCAGGCGATTACGCTTTACGCAAAGTGGGAGCCAACGATATATTACAGGGTGACCTTTAAAGATTACGAGGATAGTATTATCAGTGAACAAGAGGTGGCGTATAATAAGCCGGCTGTGCAGCCGGAGGATCCGACCAGAGAGGGTCACACCTTTAAGGGGTGGTATACAGCGAAATCCGGCGGGAGCAAGTTCTCTTTTACAACAGGAATAAAAGAAGATAAGGTGATTTACGCCCAGTGGACTATAAATGAATATAAAGTGACATTTGAGAAAAACGGCGGTACAGTTACCATAACCCCTAACCCCAAAACGGTAAAGTATGGGGAAAGCTGTACGGAACCTACCGACCCTAAAAAGACCGGCTATGACTTCGGCGGCTGGTACAGCACCCCGGATTTCAGCGGTAAACCGTGGAATTTTACTGATGATAAGGTGAAGGGGGATATGACCCTTTACGCCAAGTGGACCACCAGTAAATATACTGTGACATTTATTTTGGCCACAAGTGCTGCCGGTGCGGCAATGCCGGAAGCGGTTGCTGTGGAGCATGGCGAAAGGATAAGCGAGCCCGCGGGGCCGGAAGCGGCGGAGGAAACATATAAGTTTATAGGATGGTATACATCGTCGACCGGCACAACTCTGTTCGACTTTGAGCAGCCTATAATAAAAGATGATACAAAAGTCTACGCCAAATACTCTAATCTGACAAGTGGGAAAATCTATAGGATACAGTTTAATGCCAACGGTCACGGAAGCGCGCCGGCCGCCAAAACCCAACTGGCAAAAGGCGACAAAATATCACAGCCTATACCCACCGCGACCGGCTACACCTTCGGCGGGTGGTACAGGGACGCGGCGTGCAGCGAAGGGCAAAAGTGGGATTTTGACACGGATACGGTAGCAAAGAGCCAGATACTGTACGCTAAGTGGACGATAAGCAGCTACACGCTGAGCTTTGATTCACAGGGCGGAAGCGACATTGCTTTACAGACGGTACAATACAAGGAAAAGGCCATGGCTCCGGCCAATCCCACCAAGGAGGGCTACGATTTCGGCGGCTGGTACAAGGAGGCGGAGTGCGCCAACGCCTGGGACTTTGATACTGACGTGGTAACGGACAACACGACCCTGTATGCCAAGTGGACGGAGGTTGTGGTAGAGCCGGAGAGGTACACGGTGAGCTTCAACATGAACGGCCACGGCGTTGCGGTGAGTCCTGTGACGGACGTGGTAAGCGGCAGCAAAATATCCGCTCCCCAAGCGCCAACTGAAACCGGCTACACCTTCGGCGGCTGGTACAAGGAGGCGGAGTGCACCAACGCCTGGGACTTTGAGACGGACACGGTGGCGGCGGACACTACGCTGTACGCCAAGTGGACGAAGGTAGAGGAGCCCGAGCCAATCGACCCGGAGGCGAGCCATAAAGTTGACGTTATTGGCGACGGCACGCCAAAGGTAAATGTGAACGGTCTGGGCGATGAAGTGGAGGAGCTCAAAAAGGAAAACCCAGATGCTTCAAGCGTGAAGATTACCATGACGGTGGAGAAGAAAGAGGAGACAGAGCTTTCGGAGGAAGCGCAAAAGATTAAAGAAAAAGCGCCTGACAAGGCGACTCTGGAATATCTGGATATAGGCATAACGAAGGAGGTGGAGGGAGCCACGTCTCCTATATCCAACACCTCAAATATAATAGAGGTTAAGGTCCCCTTTGATTTCAGCGGCAAGAGCGAGATTGCCATATTTAGGCAGCATGAGAGTGTTGTGGAGAGCTTCGCAGAGAGCAGCAGCGGTACAGACGGCACATTTACCTTGGACCGGGAAAACGGTTTTATCCACGTTTTCACTCAGAAATTCTCGGTGTATGCTATCAGCTATACGAAGGCGGAACCTTCACCTTCACCTTCACCTTCACCTTCACCGTCACCGCCGCCCAGCGGTTCCTCCGGCACGGTCAGCTATATTGTTACCGCTTCGGCGGGGGAGGGCGGCAGCATTTCCCCCAGCGGCAATATCCGGGTGGTGATATTTAGGGACCTGACCTTGACGGTCACGCCGGAGGAGGGCTATCAGATAGCCGACGTGCTGGTGGACGGCGAGAGCATGGGGCCGCTGTCCGGCTATACCTTTGCAAATGTGCGGGGAGCCCACAGTATTAAGGCTGTGTTCGAGCAGGTTCCAAAGCCCCCTGAACCGGGCTGCCCCAGGGACGAAAGCTGTCCGGCAGGGGCCTATAAGGATGTGGATACAGGGGCCTGGTACCATGACGGAGTGCATTACTGCCTTGAGAACGGGCTGATGACCGGCTATACCGCCAGCCGCTTTGGGCCGAACGATTACCTTACCAGGGCCCAGCTTACGCAGATACTCTATAACCTGGCGGGGAGGCCCGTAGTGTCCGGCAGCAGCGGCTTTAAGGATGTGCCTGAAGAGGCCTGGTACGCCGGCGCCGTGGCCTGGGCCAGGTGCACCGGGGTGGTGAGCGGCTACAGTGATACACGATTTGCCCCGGGCGACCTGATCACCAGGGAGCAGCTGGCGGCGATGATATGGAGATACGCGGGGTCCCCCGTGTTCCCTGACGCGGCCCTTGACTTTAAGGACTCGCAGGCCGTCTCCGGCTATGCCGTAACCGCCCTGCGCTGGGCGGCTGCGGAGGGGATTGTCGTTGGCAGTGACGGCAGCCTGAATCCCAGGGATCCCGCCACCAGGGCACAGGCCAGCGCCATGATAATGCGGTTCTGTACTAAGGAGTAG
- a CDS encoding EamA family transporter, giving the protein MWVIFAFGSAFFAGVTALLAKCGIRKTDSTAATAIRTVVVLLFSWVMVLLAGSWGDIVSIRGGTWLFLILSGLATGASWLCYFRALQLGDINKVVPIDKSSIVLTLLLAFILLGESVSLTKGLGVALIGAGTLLMIEKKDAAPPRAGRGIGWFWYALGSAVFASLTSLLGKVGISGVESNLGTAIRTGVVLLMAWLMVLIEGKLPKLRGIPRRELMFICLSGLATGGSWLCYYRALQEGPASVVVPIDKLSILVTVAFSYFVLHERLTKKAAAGLFAVVLGTLVMLI; this is encoded by the coding sequence ATGTGGGTGATCTTTGCCTTTGGCTCGGCGTTCTTCGCCGGGGTCACGGCCCTTCTTGCCAAGTGCGGCATACGCAAAACGGACTCCACCGCCGCCACAGCCATACGCACAGTGGTGGTGCTGCTGTTCTCGTGGGTGATGGTGCTGCTGGCGGGCTCCTGGGGTGATATCGTGTCCATCAGGGGCGGGACCTGGCTGTTCCTTATATTGTCGGGCCTTGCCACGGGGGCCTCCTGGCTGTGCTATTTCAGGGCCTTACAGCTGGGGGACATAAACAAGGTAGTGCCCATTGACAAGTCCAGCATTGTGCTCACCCTCCTGCTGGCCTTTATCCTTCTCGGGGAAAGCGTCAGCCTTACAAAGGGCCTGGGCGTTGCGCTTATAGGCGCGGGCACCCTCCTGATGATAGAGAAGAAGGACGCGGCGCCGCCCCGGGCCGGCAGGGGCATAGGCTGGTTCTGGTATGCCCTTGGGTCGGCGGTGTTCGCGAGTCTTACCTCCCTTCTCGGCAAGGTGGGCATCTCCGGGGTAGAGTCGAACCTGGGCACGGCCATACGCACCGGGGTGGTGCTGCTTATGGCCTGGCTCATGGTGCTTATCGAGGGCAAGCTGCCTAAGCTCAGGGGAATCCCCCGCAGGGAGCTTATGTTTATCTGCCTTTCGGGCCTTGCCACGGGCGGGTCATGGCTGTGCTACTACAGGGCCCTCCAGGAGGGCCCTGCCAGCGTAGTGGTGCCCATCGACAAGCTGAGCATCTTAGTGACTGTGGCCTTCTCCTACTTCGTCCTCCACGAGAGACTTACAAAAAAAGCCGCCGCCGGCCTTTTCGCGGTGGTCCTGGGCACCCTTGTGATGCTGATATAA